Sequence from the Flavobacterium sp. TR2 genome:
TCGACGAAGTAATTGCGTTAATTAGAGGTTCTAAAAACACAGATGAAGCAAGAGAAAAATTAATTGAAAGATTTAAGCTTTCTGATATTCAAGCTCGTGCAATTGTTGAGATGCGTTTGCGTCAGTTAACAGGTCTGGAGCAAGATAAATTAAGAGCTGAGTTTGAAGAATTGATGAAGTTAATCGAGCACTTAAAAGCTTTATTAGCAGACATTAATTTAAGAATTGACTTGATTAAAGAAGAGCTTACAGAAATTCGCGATAAATATGGTGATGATCGCCGTTCTCAAATCGAATATTCTGGAGGAGATGTAAGTATTGAAGATTTAATTGCAGACGAAAATGTAGTAATTACTATTTCGCACGCAGGTTACATCAAACGTACAAACTTATCTGAGTACAAAACTCAAAACAGAGGAGGAGTTGGACAGAAGAGTGCAGGTACAAGAGATCAAGATTTCTTGGAGCATATGTTCGTGGCAACAAATCACCAATATATGATGTTCTTTACTCAAAAAGGAAAATGTTTCTGGATGCGTGTTTATGAAATTCCAGAAGGAAGCAAAACGGCAAAAGGTAGAGCAATTCAGAACTTGGTAAACATTGAAAGCGATGATAAAGTAAAAGCTTTCATTTGTACGCAAGACTTAAAAGATAAAGATTATATCAATACGCATAACCTTGTTATGGTGACAAAACAAGGTCAGGTTAAGAAAACTTCTTTAGAGAAATATTCTAAACCAAGAGCAAATGGTGTAGCTGCAATTACCATTAAAGAAGGTGATGAGCTAATTGGTGCTCAGTTGACAAACGGAGAAAGCCAGATTATCTTAGCAGTTAAATCTGGTAAATTGGTTCGTTTTGAAGAAACTAAAACACGTCCGATGGGAAGAACGGCTTCTGGAGTTCGTGGAATTACTTTAAAAGACGAAACAGATGAAGTAATCGGAATGGTTACGGTTGATAAAAATGATATTTCTACATCTCAGATCTTAGTGGTAACTGAAAACGGGTACGGAAAACGTACGAAATTGGTAGACGACGACGGAGAAGATGTGTATAGAATCACAAACCGTGGAGGTAAAGGGGTTAAAACGCTTAACATCACGGAGAAAACAGGTAAGCTGATTTCTATCAACGCGGTTACAGATGCAGACGATTTAATGATTATCAACAAGTCTGGATTAACGATTAGAATGGCAATCGAAGACTTGCGTGTTATGGGACGTGCAACTCAAGGTGTCCGATTGATTAACCTTAAAGGTAAAGATTCTATCGCTGCTGTAACAACAGTAATGAAAGATGATGCAGAAGAAGTAGAAGTAGATGAAGACGGAAACGTAATCGAATCTGCAATCGAGAGAGTGAAGCCAGATATGGAAGTTCTTGAAGATGACGGATCTGCAGAAGATGACGATGACGCCGATGATGAGGAAGCAGAAGATGAAGACGATGCTGAGGCAGACGACGAAGAATCTGAAGAATAAATAAAAAACAAAAAATTAAATACAAACAAATATCATTATGAAAAGTAAATATGTAATACTTGCATCAGCATTACTGATCTCTGTAGCTACGTTTGCTCAAAAAGATCAAATTAAAAATGCTGAAAAAGCATTAAAAGGTGGGGATGCGCAAGGTGCTCTTACACAATTGAAAGATGCGGAGAGCTTAATTGCAAACGCAAAAGATACAGAACAAGCACAATATTATTTTGTTCAAGGAAATGCTTTTCTTGAGCTTGCTAATAAAAAAGTAGAGGAAAGCAAAAACTTGCTGGCAGCAGCAAGCAGCTACAGTAAATTAATCGAGGTAGAAAAAACTTCTGGAAAACAAAAATATTCTACACAAGCTGCAGCATCAATTGCAAACATTAAAGGATTATTGATTAACTCTGCAATTGCTGATACGCAAGCAAGCAAGCACGTTGAGGGTGCAAAGAAATTGTACGAAGCATACCAATTGGACAAAAAGGATACTATTAACTTGTATTACGCGGCTTCTACAGCTGTAAACTCACAAGATTTTGACCTTGCTCTGCCAATGTACGAAGAGTTGAAAAAATTAAACTATTCTGGAAAAGGAACTTTATATCTAGCTGTAAACAAAGCTAACGGAAATGAAGATAACTTTGCTAATGCTAAAGAAAGAGATTTAGCTGTTAAA
This genomic interval carries:
- the gyrA gene encoding DNA gyrase subunit A encodes the protein MSEGEKLIPINIEDEMKSAYIDYSMSVIVSRALPDVRDGLKPVHRRVLYGMYDLGVTSRSAHKKSARIVGEVLGKYHPHGDISVYDAMVRMAQEWSMRYLLVDGQGNFGSVDGDSPAAMRYTEARMRKISEEIMADIEKETVDFQLNFDDTIYEPKVMPTRVPTLLVNGATGIAVGMATNMPPHNLTEVINGTLAYLDNNDIEVDELMTHIKAPDFPTGGIIYGYEGVREAFKTGRGRIVMRAKVGFEEVDGRECIIVTEIPYQVNKAEMIKRTADLVNEKKIEGIANIRDESDRSGMRIVYILKRDATPNVVLNTLYKYTQLQSSFSVNNIALVKGRPQLLNLKDMIHYFIEHRHDVVVRRTQFELRKAEERAHILEGLIIASDNIDEVIALIRGSKNTDEAREKLIERFKLSDIQARAIVEMRLRQLTGLEQDKLRAEFEELMKLIEHLKALLADINLRIDLIKEELTEIRDKYGDDRRSQIEYSGGDVSIEDLIADENVVITISHAGYIKRTNLSEYKTQNRGGVGQKSAGTRDQDFLEHMFVATNHQYMMFFTQKGKCFWMRVYEIPEGSKTAKGRAIQNLVNIESDDKVKAFICTQDLKDKDYINTHNLVMVTKQGQVKKTSLEKYSKPRANGVAAITIKEGDELIGAQLTNGESQIILAVKSGKLVRFEETKTRPMGRTASGVRGITLKDETDEVIGMVTVDKNDISTSQILVVTENGYGKRTKLVDDDGEDVYRITNRGGKGVKTLNITEKTGKLISINAVTDADDLMIINKSGLTIRMAIEDLRVMGRATQGVRLINLKGKDSIAAVTTVMKDDAEEVEVDEDGNVIESAIERVKPDMEVLEDDGSAEDDDDADDEEAEDEDDAEADDEESEE
- a CDS encoding tetratricopeptide repeat protein, whose product is MKSKYVILASALLISVATFAQKDQIKNAEKALKGGDAQGALTQLKDAESLIANAKDTEQAQYYFVQGNAFLELANKKVEESKNLLAAASSYSKLIEVEKTSGKQKYSTQAAASIANIKGLLINSAIADTQASKHVEGAKKLYEAYQLDKKDTINLYYAASTAVNSQDFDLALPMYEELKKLNYSGKGTLYLAVNKANGNEDNFANAKERDLAVKLGTHEKPKTEAIPSKRGEIYKNLALILVQKGRTEDAKKAIADARKANPEDTSLILTEANLYLETKDFDMYKKLVNEALEKDPKNADLVFNLGVISAGAKNNADAEKYYLRAIEINPEYTNAYLNLAALKLEAEKPIIDEMNKLGTSAKDMKRYDVLKAQREAVFKGVIPYLKKANELDPKNEDVSKTLLGVYSALEMTAEAKALKAKM